In the genome of Methylomagnum ishizawai, the window CGATCCCGCCATCGCCGATTTGGCCCAGCAGGCGTTCGACGCCATCAAGCTGATCGCCCCGCGCTTCGAGCAACCCGGCGACGCCCCGGTCGGCGCGGAAGTGCGCGAGGCGGTGCTGGTGCGTTTCCCCAAGCTGTTGGAGCGGATCGGCGCGACCCCCGCCGAGGCGTTCGCGGGCGGCCAAGGGGCCATCAACACCGCCGCCGGGACTTTGTTGAATCAGTTGATCGAATTGCACGAACAATTCCAGCAGGTGGCTACGGCCCAGGTGGAGCAGGAATTCAAAGCCAGCTTCCGGGAGCGCACCGACGAATCCCCGGAACTCTCGGCTTGGCGGGAAAAGCTGCGCCCCATGCGCGACCGCCTGCAAGACCGGGTCGGCCCGGAGACGTTGGGGGTGTTGGCCGGGATCGAGGAGAAACTGGCCTTCTTGCTGGAACGGCTGGCTCAGGGCGGGGAGATGTTCGACCTGCGGCCTTTCGAGGTGCGGAAAATCGCCTTCGATTATCTGCCGGACGCGCTGAACCAATATCTGGCCTTGCCGCCGTCCATGGCCCGCAGCCAACGCCTCAACAGCGGCAAGACCGCCGAGGAAGCCTTGGGCGAACAATTGGGCCTGCTCGATACCACTTTGCACGATCTGGCGAAAAGCCTGTTCGAGCAGGACGCCGGGAGCTTGCTGGTGCATGGCCGGTTCTTGAAGGAGAAGTTCGCGGAGCAGCCGTTCCGCTTGCCGGAATGAATCAATAAGGCGGGTCCGCCGGGCCTTCGTAGCCGCACAGGCCCAGCCGGGGCGAATTCACAATGTGGATGGGGGCGCCGTAAGTGTCGTGGGGATGGTTTTGGGCGTGGCGGTCGCACAGCGTCCCCTCGGTCTCGTCGTCGATCAAGCACTCCATGCACAGCCAGGTGGCGGGTTCCTGGCATTCGATGCAGGCGGCGGGCGGCATGAGGTTGCGGATCAAGAGGGTGATGGGATGTTTGCCGATGGGCTTGCCTTCGCGCCGGTCCAGCGGCTTGATCAGCGAGATCGATTCGGTCCCGAAATCGTAGATATGGGTCAGCTCGCCGCCCGCCAGCGCCGAGGCCAGGGATTGGTTCATGGGCAGTTCCTCGCCGCCCCAGCCGCCGTGGGAAAACTGGCTCATATGGCCGCAGCATTCCAGCCAGATGGCCCGGAGGTATTCGTCCAAGTCCTTGAGTTTGGCCGAGCCGCGCATTTCCAGGTCCAGCCAGAATTCCGGCTGTCCCTCGGCCTGCACCCGGAGGTGGTAAAGGGTTTCGGCTTTCCGCTTGCTGCCTTCGGCGTGGGCGGTGGCTTCCTTCCAGGCCGGGCAGGCCGGGAAGTGGCGGGAGGCCATGTTCTTGGCGATGTCCTGCTGGCAGAAGGCACAGCGTCCTTTGCTGGTTTTGGCGCGGGCCATGGGTTTGCTCCGGGTGGATTGAAGGGCTTATCAGGCTACACCTGCCGCTTGGGGATGGCTATGGGGGGTGCTAACTTGGTCTTTTACTCATGCAAAGCTGATTGTTGGGGCTGGACATGTTGACTTCGCTGCGCTTGGTTGGATTCAAGAATTTCCGCGATGCGACCCTGGATATGGGACCGCTGACTTTATTGGTGGGGGCTAATGCTTCCGGCAAGAGCAATCTGCGGGATGCCTTCAGGTTTTTGCACGGCATCGCGCGGGGATATTCGCTGGCGGAGATTATTGGCGAGAAATATGGCGAAGGCGGGGAACGGGTGTGGCGGGGGATTCGTGGCGGAGTGCGCGAATTTGTATTCCAAGGCGGTAATTGCTGCGAATTTGAAGCGGATTTCTTCCTTGATCAAAAAAAATGCAGTTATTTTCTCAAAGTTAATGTAAGTAATGACGGGACACCTCCACGATCAATAAGCGAGAAATTAATATTAGACTCGCGCATAATTTTTGATACAGAAATGGTTTTCCATTTGGAACCCAGCGACCGATTCGATTTAAAGGTTGGTGTGAGAGATCGTGACATTCCTATTGAGGACGAATTCAATCCTTGGGAGTATTATGAATTCACAAGCCTAAGCTTTAGGCCCGCTCTTAATCAAATTGCCGAAAACGCCTCCAATAAATTTATAAATGCTAGCGAGATAGCCCAAGAAGCTTTAAGCGCCTTCGCCTCCATGCGTTTCCTCGACCTCGACCCCGAAGCCCTGCGCCGCCCGTCCATCCCCGGCCAAACCATCCTGGGCGATAAGGGCGAAAACCTGTCTTCGGTCCTGCAAGCCATTTGCCAGCAACCCGAATCCAAGGCCGCGCTGCTGTCCTGGATCGCCGAACTCACGCCCATGGACGCCGTGGATTTCGAGTTCCCGGCGGACCATGCCGGGCGCGTCCTGGTTACGCTGGTGGAGCGGAGCGGACAGCGGATTTCGGCCTACAGCGCTTCCGATGGCACCTTGCGCTTCCTCGCCATGATCGCGGCCTTGCTGGGGCCGGACGCTTCCCGCTTCTATTTTTTCGAGGAGCTGGACAACGGCATCCATCCGGCCCGCTTGCACCTGCTGTTAGGCTTGATCGAACGGCAGGCCGCGCTGGGCAAGGTGCAAGTGGTGGCGACGACCCATTCTCCAGAATTGCTCGCTTTACTGGATGCTAAAACCTTGGAACATGCCTCGCTGATCTACCGCCTGCCCGACAGCCACGAAGGCCGGATCCAGCGCATCCTCGATATACCGGGAGCC includes:
- a CDS encoding PspC domain-containing protein, whose protein sequence is MSTPSLPKTSRRRLQRNRRRKRLGGVCAGIADYLEMNPTLVRFLFLLLIPLTGSLIVWVYLALWFLLPAGIETPLPKVSWELGRELRRMDDKIAKLHRRHDPAIADLAQQAFDAIKLIAPRFEQPGDAPVGAEVREAVLVRFPKLLERIGATPAEAFAGGQGAINTAAGTLLNQLIELHEQFQQVATAQVEQEFKASFRERTDESPELSAWREKLRPMRDRLQDRVGPETLGVLAGIEEKLAFLLERLAQGGEMFDLRPFEVRKIAFDYLPDALNQYLALPPSMARSQRLNSGKTAEEALGEQLGLLDTTLHDLAKSLFEQDAGSLLVHGRFLKEKFAEQPFRLPE
- a CDS encoding AAA family ATPase, encoding MGPLTLLVGANASGKSNLRDAFRFLHGIARGYSLAEIIGEKYGEGGERVWRGIRGGVREFVFQGGNCCEFEADFFLDQKKCSYFLKVNVSNDGTPPRSISEKLILDSRIIFDTEMVFHLEPSDRFDLKVGVRDRDIPIEDEFNPWEYYEFTSLSFRPALNQIAENASNKFINASEIAQEALSAFASMRFLDLDPEALRRPSIPGQTILGDKGENLSSVLQAICQQPESKAALLSWIAELTPMDAVDFEFPADHAGRVLVTLVERSGQRISAYSASDGTLRFLAMIAALLGPDASRFYFFEELDNGIHPARLHLLLGLIERQAALGKVQVVATTHSPELLALLDAKTLEHASLIYRLPDSHEGRIQRILDIPGAAEVIEQQDIAKLHATGWLEDAAYFTSDEDAAA